The Oncorhynchus mykiss isolate Arlee chromosome Y, USDA_OmykA_1.1, whole genome shotgun sequence genomic sequence ATACTCGGGAGGAACTGATGACAGGTCCGGAGGTTCTGGAATGAACTGGGGCACAGACAAGGCAGGGGCCAGGCAGAATTTAGACAATTAGAGTGACAAAATGAGCCTTTCCGGCGGTCCTATCAGTCTGTGGGTTGTATTTTTAACCATGGATGGCCAAGAACCAGGGGAGAGTGAGGACGATTATGTGGAAACTGATTTTTTCCTGGTGGTTTTCAGAGAGAAGCAGGATGACACGGACGGTTCTCTCACAGACACAGGCAAGGAGTTGTCCGTTGAGAGCATTGGCATCGGGGTGTGAATTGACTGGGACGGTGTCCAGGCCCAACTGAGTAATAACATCGCGCTCCAGGAAGCCCTCGTCGGCGCCCGACTTGATGAGAGCAGACAGAGGAAAAGCCTGGCTCTGCCACACAAGGTTTCCTTCAAACAGGGGTCTGAGGGAAGATTGGCAGGCGATTTGGCTCAACTGTATATCCCCCACTGCTGCTGAGCATCCTCTTTTGCTGGACGAAGGGAACAAGTGGATACAAAGTGACCAACCTGGCCACAGTATAGGCAGCTCTTAACGCTAATTTGCAGCTGCCTCTCCTCTGGGGTCGAAGACTTTCTTCATCTCCTCTGTGAAGCTGGAGTAGGAGAAGCAGGTGGGGGACATATAAGGATTTATAAGGTTCTAGTTTATTGtctttaatattttattatttgtaaTGTATTCTACATAACTGAGATAACATCGGGCAAGGCAAAGAAATGCATGCACATGCTTTTACGCTGTATGTTAAAGGACAATTGACTTCTTTACTTCTTTCTAGCTATATGCGAAAAGAGATATTTGGTCCTGATTCCCCAGTTTGAATGAGAAAGTGAAGCAAAGGTTGATAAGGTGAAATgttattgcatttttttttaaatggaagccATTCTTCACTTTACAAAAAACATCTGAAAAGTTGTACATGAAAATGTAATGATAATTGCAAAAAAACGACCTCTTGGATTATTGCTGAACTATGCTTTCCCAGGTGGCTAAAATCTCTTGATTAATGTCTCGGTGCTGAACTAAGGTTGTTATACTATTTTAACAAGAGGGTCTACTTATAATTTTGTATTCACTCGCTCGCCTCACTTTTCAAAGGATGAAATCCATTAAACATTTTatacttttttaaataaaatgaatATAAATTATACTGATCTGTTGAATAATGAACAGATTAATAACACATCAACCACAAATGATACTGAAGTGATATTAAGATTTAATACAAATATGCTCCAAATACAAATTAACATCAGATAAACAGTTATTGCAATATGATTATAATGAGGGTAAAACACATGTAGTGCTGAGATTGAAAaacataaaaaattaaataaatctaTTAAAGGATTTTAAAAAGTTATACAAGGATAATCTGCGATTACTGCAAAGGACTTATTGTCCTTGTAGCAAGCATACATTTCTCACACACTTGCACATTCTGAATAGAtaagttactttaaaaaaagacCAAGTTCTAATCATTCTAATGCTtaaatgtttgttgttgttgaaaaggtAGAAATGAAAACGTtacaggaaagaggagagggtttGAACGAGCCAGTTGGGAACTGGTTTAGAGATCTGTTGATTCTCTGTCTACAGCTCAACTCTCTCACTAAGCTACTCCTCTAAGAGCTTTATTCAATCATGTATCGCTGAAGTAAAAGCTAATgcacaatatacagtgcattcagaaagtattcagaccccttgacttttcccacattttttttacgttacagccttattctaaaatggactaaatatgttttttccctcttcaatctatacacaataccccataatgacaaagtgaaaacatgtttttaaaaacagtgcatgtcagagcaaaaaccaagtcatgaggttgaaggaattgtccggtgagctccgagacaggattgtgtcgaggcacagatctggtgaagggtacccaaaaatgtctgcagcattgaaggtaccaaagaacacagtggcctctatcattctcaaatagaagaagtttggtaccaccaagactcttcctagagctggccgcctggccaaactgagcaatcgggggagaagggccttggtcagggatgtggccaagaacccgatagtcactctgacagagctgcagaattcctctgtggagatgggagaaccttccagaaggacaaccattactgcagcactccaccaatcaggtctttatggtagagtggccaaatggaagccatttatcagtaaaaggaacatgcacctaaaggactctcagaccatgagaaacaagcttctctggtctgatgaaaccaagattgaactctttggcctgaaggccaagtgtcacgtctggaggaaacctgatactatccctacagtgaagcatggtgatggcaacatcatgctgtgggcatgactgtttttcagtgacagggactgggagactaatcagcattgagggaaagatgaacagagcaaagtacagaaagatccttgatgaaaacctgctccagagcactcaggacctcggactggggctaagattcaccttccaacaggacaactaccctaagcatatagccaagacaacacaggagtaaacttgaacccgatcaaacatctctggagagacctgaaaatagctgtgcagtcgatactcctcatccaacctgacagagcttgagaggatctgcaaagacgaatgggagaaactccccaaatacaggtgtgccaaacttatagcgtcatacccaagaagactgtaattgctgctaaaggtgctAGAACAAAGTACTTAGAAGAAAGCCcagaaaattgtcagagactccagtcacccaagttatagactgttttctctgctaccgcacggcaagcggtcctggagtgccaagtctaggaccaaaaggctcctcaatagcttctacccccaagccattagtctgctgaacaattcataaaaatcacctccagacaatttacattgacaccccccttgtacaatgctgctactcgctgtttcttttttacctatgcatagtcacttcgcccccaccttcATGTACAGATTActtcaactagcctgtacccctgcacactgacttggtactggagccccctgtatatagcctcattattgttattcttattgttactttttattattactttttcttttagcctacttggtaaatattttgttcttcttgaactgcactgttggttaaggtaagtaagcatttcacggtaaagtctacacttgttgtattcggtgcatgtggcaaatcaagtttgatttgatttgagtaaaaggtctgaatacttatgtaaatgttatatttcagttttttatttttaatacatttgcaaaaatgcctaaagacctgtttttgccttgtcattatggggtattgtgtgtagactgatgggggggaaaaaacgattgaatccaatttagaataagaatgtaacgtaacaaaatgttgaaaaagtcaaggggtctgaatactttccggatgcactgtaaATTCTATTCAATCATGTATCACTGAAGTAAGCGCTAAtgcgcaaaaaaacaacattttaaagcaactagcctgtacccctgcacactgacttggtactggagccccctgtatatagcctcattattgttattcttattgttcGCGGAGATGGCATTCACGGTAGATGCTGCATATGTGGTGCTCAATCGCAAATTACCTTTGAATATATATTGCGCATTAGCGCTGAACTTCAGCTATACAGATTGAATCAAGCCCTAATTCTTCCAAGGTAGAGTACGGGCCTTTTCAATATTGTCAGACAGTAGGAATCTGGCCTGGACACCAGGAGACATTGTCCTACCAAACTGGTATACATAAGCATCATAGTCTGGTATGTCAGACGGAATTTCCTTGGAGAATTTAATGGTCCATTGCCACATATTTGCATCATACTTCGTGTTGGCTTTATTTTCATCTGAGTAGAAACCAACCCAGGAGTTGTAAAACTTACTCTTCCAGTCAGAGAAGGACTTCTTGATGTACAGGCGAGCACTGGCCTTGTTGTCTTTAACGAAGAGCTGCAGAAGGGCATCATAACCGTTTATATCAACAGGAGACTTACTATCAGCAGGTCTCTGTATTTCCCAGGGTAGAGTACGGGCCATTTCATTGTGATCCAGTATGAATCTAGCCTGGACACCAGGAGACATGGCTAAAGAAGACTGGTATACATAAGCATCATAGTCTGGTATGTCAGACGGAATTTCCTTGGAGAATTTAATGGTCCATTGCCACATATTTTTATCATACTTCGTGTTGGCTTTATTTTCATCTGAGTAGAAACCAACCCAGGAGTAGTAAAACTTACTCTTCCAGTCAGAGAAGGACTTCTTGATGTACAGGCGAGCGCAGGCATAGCCTTCTCTAACAAATAGTTGCAGACTGGCGTCGTAACCGTTTATATTAACATTTATATTGGCAGGTCTCTGTATTTCCCAGTCTGAGGTACGGGCTTTTTCTCCAGCTTTTCTCCAGAGTATGAATCTAGCATGGACGCCAGGAGATATGGCCATACTAGACTGATACACATACACATCATACTCTGGTATGTCCGAGCGGGTTTCCTTGGAGAAATACACAGCCCACTGCCACGTATAACACGTAGAGGTGCCTGTGTTTCCATTGGAGTAGAAACCAACCCAGGAGCTCTTAAACACATCCATCCAGTTAGTGAAAGAGTTCCTGACGTACAGGCGAGCGCTGGCCTTGCCATCTTTAACGTAGAGCTGCAGACTGGCGTCATAACCTCTTATGCCAACAGGAATCTCCCTGTTGGTGTCGTGAAACTCAAGACCTCTCCAGATCTCCCCGGGAGTTTTTGTCCCCCAATTGGTTTTGCTCTTGTGAAGCCTGACCTGCAGGCCGTGATTTAGAGCTGCATTTGTGTTGAAGTTCCCAGAGGCCTCGATTATCTTGGTGTAGTCTAGCTGGATCTCACTGTCCTTGTTCTGATAAAGCACCACAAACACATCCGGGTTCAAGTGCCTCTTAGGGATGTCATCCCAGCTGATCCTAGCTGTCCCTTTACATGTGGTCTTTACCTCCAGCTTCATCTTCAAATCATCACACTCTTCCTTACTCTCTGAACGTCGACGGCGTTGCTTGGTATTAGAATAGCATTTGCTATAAGAtgttttcaaattcttaaaaATTTTGAAAAACAATGCTAATCTCTGCAAGGGATCTTCTATTTGATTTGTTGGGCCTATTTGTATGCCGTATTGGTTTTGGATATCAGTTGCTGAGAGGGTCTGGAACGTCTGGATCTCTCTCAGGAGGTTGGGGGTGATGCGGTAGGTGTTATCTGGGTCGTATTCAGAACCTCTCCCCCAGTTGGGTGGATAGTGCTGAGTGAGGTAGACCTGATCCACTGTGATGAACATCGTTGTATGATTCCATATGGCATGGAGGATGAGCCTCTGTCTGTTATTCTTTAACTTCTCTGCAATATGTGTTGAAATGAGAAATTCTTTAGTGACATATTCTGGGAGATCCAGAGCGTTTTTCATATTTAGATTTCCTAGGGTGTAGTAGTTTCCAATGTTATTTAAAAGTGGAGGTAACACCCTTTCTATGTTTTTATAATAATGAGAACCATAGTCTCCTCTGGTTGGATCAAAATTGAATGtcatgatgttgttgttgtctatGTGGTTGATTTGGCTGGCGAGCCAGTAGAGCAACCTGAGCTGAGATGTGGAGAGGGGATGGACAGGAAAGTCCTTTAGATCTTGGATTGAGTTGAGGGTTCTACTAGGGTAGACGATATTCAGGGCAAGGAACAACAAGAGAGACCAGATGAGGATTCCTCTCTCCATGGTGACACCTGCGGAAAAGAACAACAATAAGTAAAGTCAAGGGTTAAAAGTGTCACTGTGGCTGAAAATGTTAACTGTTGAAGTTTCATTTTTTTGCATTGGAAATTACTTTGAAGATAGTGaagaatattttgaagataaatacacaacacgGAGGACGAGAggaaatagtgttttttctgtaataggggGATGAATGATCAATGGCTCAGAGACATGGGAGAAATGTGTCTATAATTTGAGtctgaaataggatacttgttatttggccattggcccagttttattgcaaggaattctaattggtcaaccacagactagggctgggttataaaactATTTTAGGCCTTGATGTTATAATGCAACTTGACTACACTGAACCTTTCTGAAGGGAAGGTAATGTGGCAAATTAGACAACTGCAGGGCTCTTCAGTTCAGAACCATGCTATTTGGACTACAAAGAAAAATGTATGTGGAACTATGGATATGGAACCAGTGTGCTTGACAGGTGTTGCTCCACCttgcacaaaacaatatcccattagCAAGAAAGCTACGGCCGCTACCAAAGTAGTGGAAGCTCCTAATATCATCATACAAAGTGGCACTTCATGTAATCCAGTTACTCTGATGCTTCCTCCAGATACCACATTACTTGAACACAACTGTTGTGAGTTGGTTTTGGATCATCTCTCTGATGGGTTTAATAAGAGTCATCCGTTGGAAAACCCTGAGTTTATCTTATACACAGATGGTTCAAGCATTGTGGAGGGGGGTGTGAGGAAGACAGGCTGGGCAGTTACTACAATGGACAATGTGATAGGGACTTAGATTTCAGAAAAGCAGATGTATACTTTACGAGTGACACAATGCTTAACTATTGCATACAACTCTCTAATGCAGTAGGGGAAGCAGACATCCCAATGGATACATGTCACTCATTGCAAGGTTGTCCATTTGACTAGCCATTGTCCATTTTGTCCATTGTCCATTTTGATTGGGGGCCAATCTTGGGCGAAGAAGCATAGTAATGATCAGAACCTGATAAGCTTCTATGTTGTACATCGCAGTCATCATATTAGGGATATCTAGGTGAAATGTCTAACGTTTTCCTGAAAATCAGGGCATGCTTACTTAGGGAAATCTATGTGAAATATCAATTTCTCATGAAACCAGGACATGTTACTTTCACTTTTCTGTTTCCTTCGTTACAGGTTATAAGAATCTACAGTCTGAAGCTGAAGCAATATTCCTTGACCCAAGGACTGTACATGAAATGATACAAGATTATCAGTGAAGTGTTCATTAGAGAAGTCCTTATCAACCAGTAGAATGGAAGAAGAATTCCTCACTACTAATTCCTCACTACCGGCAGACTGTCAAAATGTCTGTCAAACTGTCAAAATttatcacacaaagacatgaggggaaacagaggaataaatacatgcagtgtgattggggaatgaaaaccaggtgtgctgggaacaagacaaaacaaatggataattTAAAAATGGAGcgaagattttattttattttatttttttatttcacctttatttaaccaggtaggctagttgagaacaagttctcatttgcaactgcgacctggccaagataaggcatagcagtgtgaacagacaacacagagttacacatggagtaaacaattaacaagtcaataacacagtagaaaaaaggggagtctatatatacattgtgtgcaaaaggcatgagaaggtaggcaaataattacaattatgcagattaacactggagtgataaatgatcagatggttatgtaaaggtagagatagagatattggtgtgcaaaagagcagaaaaataaataaataaaaacagtatggggatgaggtaggtgaaaatgggtgggctatttaccaatagactatgtacagctgcagcgatcggttagctgctcagatagcagatgtttgaagttggtgagggagataaaagtctccaacttcagcgattttttcaattcgttccaatcacaggcagcagagaactggaacgaaaggcggccaaatgaggtgttggctttagggatgatcagtgagatacacctgctggagcgcgtgctacggatgggtgttgccatcataaccagtgaactgagataaggcggagctttacctagcatggacttgtagatgacctggagccagtgggtctggcgacgaatatgtagcgagggccagccgactagagcatacaagtcgcagtggtgggtggtataaggtgctttagtgacaaaacggatggcactgtgataaactgcatccagtttgctgagtagagtgttggaagcaattttgtagatgacatcgccgaagtcgaggatcggtaggatagtcagttttactagggtaagtttggcggcgtgagtgaaggaggctttgttgcggaatagaaagccgactcttgatttgattttcgattggagatgtttgatatgggtctggaagg encodes the following:
- the LOC118945341 gene encoding uncharacterized protein LOC118945341, whose translation is MERGILIWSLLLFLALNIVYPSRTLNSIQDLKDFPVHPLSTSQLRLLYWLASQINHIDNNNIMTFNFDPTRGDYGSHYYKNIERVLPPLLNNIGNYYTLGNLNMKNALDLPEYVTKEFLISTHIAEKLKNNRQRLILHAIWNHTTMFITVDQVYLTQHYPPNWGRGSEYDPDNTYRITPNLLREIQTFQTLSATDIQNQYGIQIGPTNQIEDPLQRLALFFKIFKNLKTSYSKCYSNTKQRRRRSESKEECDDLKMKLEVKTTCKGTARISWDDIPKRHLNPDVFVVLYQNKDSEIQLDYTKIIEASGNFNTNAALNHGLQVRLHKSKTNWGTKTPGEIWRGLEFHDTNREIPVGIRGYDASLQLYVKDGKASARLYVRNSFTNWMDVFKSSWVGFYSNGNTGTSTCYTWQWAVYFSKETRSDIPEYDVYVYQSSMAISPGVHARFILWRKAGEKARTSDWEIQRPANINVNINGYDASLQLFVREGYACARLYIKKSFSDWKSKFYYSWVGFYSDENKANTKYDKNMWQWTIKFSKEIPSDIPDYDAYVYQSSLAMSPGVQARFILDHNEMARTLPWEIQRPADSKSPVDINGYDALLQLFVKDNKASARLYIKKSFSDWKSKFYNSWVGFYSDENKANTKYDANMWQWTIKFSKEIPSDIPDYDAYVYQFGRTMSPGVQARFLLSDNIEKARTLPWKN